In the genome of Planctomyces sp. SH-PL62, the window GTCATTCCTCCACCAGCAGGAGGCACCAGGAGGGCCTATCCTCGGCGTCTCGGGCATAACCGATCCCAGCGGTCCCGAAGGCCCCCGTCACCAGCTCTTTCCGGCCCTCGTCGCCGAGCAGGAACCGGACGTACTCCTCGGCCGTCGGCTCGCCGATCGCCACCGACTGCGCCAGGTTCTTGAACGAGAGGCCGGACTCCTTCATCAAGGCGACGAGATCGGGGGCCTCCTCCGGCTTCGGCTCCTCCTTCTTCGCGTCCGGGTCTTCCGCCTTCTCCGCTTCGGCGGCCCTCGCCGCGGTCGCGGCCGACGCCTCGGCGAGCTTCCGCGCGATCGCGGCCAGCTTCGGGTCGAGTCGGAGCGGCTCCTTGCCGGCCTCCTTGCGCGCGTCGTTGATCCGCGAGAGGGCGTCCTTCTCGGCGTCGTCGGGATCGAGGCGGGGGAGCGGGGTCCCGAACTCGACGCACCAGTAGCTCCGGCCGTCCTCGTCGTCGACCCTCGCCGCGCCCATCTGCGTGAATTCGCCCAGGATGTTCTGCTTGTGGCCGGGGCTCTCCATCCAGGCGGCCATCACGGCCGGCACGTCGTCCTGCCACTTCGCGACGTTCTCGCCGGTCCGCTGGTAGTGGTAGCCCACGCGCCTGACCCGCTCCGAGGGCGTGGAGCCGTCGCTCCCTTCGTGGGTCATCTCGCCATGTTCGGCCATGTCCGCGGCGTGGAGTCGGGCCGCCTCGTTGAGCTTCTCGTCGAGCGCGAGGGCGGGCAGCTTCTCGGCGGCCCGTTCCTTGTTATGGCCGTCGAGCAGCGCCTGGAGCGTCGGCGGGGCCGCGGGCTCGTCGAATGCCGCGGCGACGACGGGCTCGATCGCGAAGAGGACGATGCCGGCGGCCAGCCAGGCGGAGGCGGCGCTTCTCATACGAGCGTTCCTTCCTGCGACGTTCCGCGAGGAGTTCGCATTGACGTGGGTGGATGAGCCCCATTAATTTTGAAGGACGCGATTCGGCTTGAACAGTCCTGGCAAGCAGGCGAGGGACTTTATGAGCTTAGGAGAGGGCGGCGAGAACGAAATCGACATCGAGACGATCCACGGCCGCAACTGGCCGACCGTGACCCAGTTCTCGGTCTTCCTCGAGAATCGGGTCGGGCAGGTCCTTGAGGTCGTCCGGTCGTTCCATGGCAGCAAGGTCAAGATCGTCGGCCTGACGATCTCCGACTCCGCCGATTGTTCGATCCTGCGGCTCATCCTCAGCCATCCCGAGCAGGGGCGAGAGATCCTCTCGCTGAACAAGCACCCGTTCGCCGAGAACGAGCTGGTGGCCGCCGAGCTTGGCGCCACCTCCACCTCGCTCGCCGACCTGTGCCTGGCGCTGCTGCGGGCGGAGATCAACATCCACTACGCCTATCCCCTGATCGTCCAGCCCCACGGCCGTGCGGCGGTCGCCATGCACATCGACAACAATGAGCAGGCCAGCCGGGCGCTGCACGAGATGGGCATCGAGATCCTCTGCGAGGCCGACCTGTCGAACTGAGCCGACCGGCGTCTCGCGAATCGACGGTTCCAGGTGGACGGCATCCGACCACCTGGAACGTCAGCCGTCGGCGGGGCGGCGGGCCACGAACATCAGGTTGCTGGCCAGTCGGTTCACGGGCCAGAGCCGCTCCAGCACGCCGTTGCACCCCCAGACCAGGCCGTGGAGCTTCCCGTAGGCGTCCTTGACGGCCCTGGGGAACCCGTTGAGCATGGTCGGCACGATCAGCCGGCGATCCCGCGCCAGGACCTCGAATCCGGCCGCCCTGAGCATTGTGGAGGCCGAGCCGATCGTGTAAAGCCGGTCGTGCGACTCGTGGCCCAGCCGCCGCTGGATCGCCTCGGTGTAGCTGAACCGATTGGGCAGGCAGGCGACCAGGAACAGCCCGCCGGGCTTGAGGATGCGGAAGACCTCGCGAAGCGAGTTCACCTCGTCGTCGACGTGCTCCCAGACGCCGTTGCTGGTCACGACGTCGAAGGACTCGTCGGGGTGGTCGAGCCGGTAGGGGTGACGGATCACGGCGTACCGCAGTCCGCTGAAATCGTGGAACGGCTTGTAGAAGTCGGCCTCGACGTAGTCGCAGCCGTGGAGTTCGAGCGAGGTGCCGAAACGCCGGCGGTAGATGCAGGAATCGACGGCGTGGCGGCACCCCCATTCGAGGATGCGGTCGCCCGGCCTGATCCCGCGCGCCAGCCAGTCGATCACGGCCAGCCGTCGGCGGAGGGTCAGCGGCATCGAGAAATGGGCGTCGAGATAGCCCTGCTCCTCGGTATCGAGCCCGTTGGCGGCGACGTGGGCCTTCTGCGCGGACCAGAGTTCGCGGATCAGGGCGGCCTCGGCGGCGTGGTCGGCGGGAGTCGGAGACGTCCCTCGGGCCGGCCGGTGATGGGTCCCCTTCGATCCGAGAGCGGTCATCGGTCAGTCCTCGTCCTGCGCGTCTCGCGCCCTGTCTTGCCTGCTGGCGGCCGATTCGTCGGGGACTCTAACGCCAGGGGCGCGATCCGGCAAGGTGAACCGAACGGTCGCCGGCGCGCTCAACGGCCGGCCGCGGCGATCCAACCGGCCGCGCCTCGGGTCGAGATCGCCAGGACGCGGAACAGCTTGCGGACGTCCGCCGGGTCGAGCGGCCGGGGGAGCATGGCCCGGGTCATGGGCGACCTGTCGACCACCTCCTCGCGGAGCCAGGACCGGGCGACGCCCAGGATCTCGGCGTGGTCGAACGCCAGGTCCAGGCCGGCCTCGACGGGGCGCCATGCCGCCTCGGCCGCGTCGTCGCCCCCCTGGATCGCGTGCTCGCCGGCCGGGAGCACGGCGACGTGCGCCAGGGTGATCGTCCTTCCCCTCGGGTCGCGGCCGGGCCTGGCGAAGAAGCCGAGGGGCTCGACGGCGCCCGGGACGACCAGTCCGGTCTCCTCCTCCAGCTCCCGACGGGCGCCGGCCTCGGCGTCTTCCTCCATGTCGAGGAACCCGCCGGGGATCGCCCAGCGGCCTTCGAACGGCGGCTTCCCGCGGCGGATCAGGAGCGTCTGGAGCGCGTGGTCGTGCCAGGCGAAGACCACCAGGTCGGTGGTGACGGCCGGCCGGGGATACGGGTAGCAGTAGGGAGGGGATGACATGGTTCGCGGCCTTGTGCGACGATTGACGATTCGGGCGGCGCGTTCGGATGGTCCCGGTCGAGGGTAGCATGGGCGACGAGACGGTGCACGACGGCTTCTGGACGGAAATCGACCCTGAGGAATCGCGGATCGTCGCGCTGACCGACGCCCTCCGCGCCGAGGACGGCCCGGCCGACCTCGCGGGCGGCTGGCCCGAGGCCCTCTGGTCGCGGCTGGTCGACGCCGGCGCGACCCGCTGGTCGGTCGCGAGGGAGCAGGGGGGGGACGCCTGCCCGCGCCCGCTGGCGGTCCAGCGCTACGCGAGGTTGGCCGAGGCCAGCCTGACGGCCGTCTTCCTGCTCTCGCAGCACGACGCCGCCGTGCGACGGCTGGCGACGGTCGCCGAGCGGTCGAAGGCGGCCGAGTGGCTCTCTGCGATCGCCCGGGGCGAGGTGATGGCGACGGTCGGCATCTCGCAGCTCACGACCTCGCGACGACTGGGCGCGAAGGCGCTCGTCGCGACCGAAATCGGCCCCGACCGCTACCGGCTCGACGGCTCGATGCCCTGGGTGACCGGCGCCGAGCGCGCCGACGTGTTCGTCACCGGCGCCCTCCTGGAAGACGGCCGCCAGCTCCTCGTCGGCCTCCCCAGCGATCGCCCCGGCCTGACCGTCCTGCCGGCGTTCGAGCTGGCCGCGCTCCAGGCTTCGCGCACCGCCGAGGTCGTCGTGAAAGGTGTGGAGATCGCGGCGGACGACGTGCTCATGGGACCGACGCGGGAAATCTCCGCGCAGACGGGGGCCGTCGGCACGGCCGGGCTGGAAACCTCCGCGCTGGCGCTGGGACAGGCCGCCGCCGCGATCGGCGGGATGGCGTCGCTGACCGCCGACCGCGTGGACCTGATCGAGCCGGTCGAGCTGCTCCGCGAGAACTGGGGCCAGGCCTGGTCCACCCTGATGCGCTGCGCCCGGGGCGAGGGGGACGCGGCGACCGCCGCCGCGCTCCGCGCCCAGGCGAACGCCCTGGCCCTGAAATCGACGCAGGCCTTCCTGACCGCCCGGCGCGGCAGCGGCTTCCTCCGCACCGACCCCGCCCAGCGCTGGGCGCGCCAGGCCCTCTTCTTCCTGGTCTGGTCGTGCCCCTCGCCGATCGCCCAGGCCGCCATCCGCGACCTCGCCGGCCTCTGCCCGGCCTGAGCCGGTCGGGGCTGGGATCAGCCGGGGAACTTGCAGAGCGAGGCCACGTAGTCTCGGCTGCCGTCGGTGACCCAGCCGTCGAGCTGGGCGGCGTCCTTGAGCTGCTGACCCCGGCGGCGGTCGACGGACAGGAACGAGCAGGGGAGGTCCGGCAGCGAGGTCAGGTCGCCCCAGAGCTTCTCGAACTGCGCGACCGGGAGGACGTCCTCCTGGCCGTGCCCCCAGCGCTTCTTCACGTCCTTGATGGTGACGTAGGTCGGCACCCGCGCGGCCAGCGAGCGCACGGCGGCGGCGACCTTCTCGGGAGAGCGGCCCAGGTCGTCCCGCGAGAGGTGGAGCGCCTGGAGCAGGCCGTCGATGCGGACCCACGTCGTCATCGAATTGTAGTAGCGGAGGGCGAACTCCGAATCCTCGCGCGGCTGCGCCAGCCCTTCGAGCAGCCGAAGCCGCCCGCCGACCCGCGCCAGCCCGCCCCCCCGGTCGTCGATCCGCCTCGGGAGCACTTCGAAGCTCAGGGTCGATCCGGCCTCGACGACCAGGCCGAGCACGCCCGGATCGACGGACGCGCCCAGCGTGTCGATGTTGTGGACCATCAGCCACTTGAGGTTCGGATGGTCGACCAGAAGCTTCGCGAGCAGGCCGTTGCGAAGGAGGTTGGGGACCTCGTAGAAGTGCCCCGGCGGGTTGAATCGCTGGAGCGGGACGTTGTCGACGTAGTCGGCCCCTTCGCCCTGAGACCTGGCCCAGTCGAGGATCGCGCGACGGCCCGCCTCGCGGACCTTCTGCTTGTTCTCGTCGAGGGTCTCGTGCGTCGACTCTTCCCAGAGGAACGTCAGGTCGCGGGCCATCGGCACGAGCCGCTGGCCGATCGACTGGCCTCGCGAGAGGTGGACGGGACCGTCGTGACCGTAATTGCCGGTGATCGCAAGTCGGCGGGCGATGGCCTCATGCGTCAGGTAGCTGGTGGTGACCACGTGGGGGATGGTCGCGCCCAGGGCGTCCTGGACGGCCTTCGTCTTGGCGAGGTGGACCTCCAGAAAGGAGCGGTGGCGGCCCTCGAAGATCGCGAACGGGTTGATCGCCTTGACGACCCCCGCGCCGCTGGTCCAACGGCTGCCGACGCCCGCGGCCAGCGAAACGACCGCGACCTCGCCGTTTCGGATCAGCCGCTCGCCCAGCGCGACGGCCTCTTTCGGGGCGTGGTCGTGGGCGTCGATCAGGTCCGAGTCGTCGACGTCGTGGATCTGCATGTCGACCGGGAGCCGATTGCGCGCCAGGCCGATGCGGCCCCGGATCAGGTCCTCGCGGAGCGCCTCGTGCTGGACGGCGTCGAACCCGTTCGCGAGCCGAACGGCCTCGGCCTCCTGGTCCCACTTCGTCGAGGTCGAGTCGATGGCGCTGCGGGCGACGGGGAAGAGCTTGTTGATCATGGTCCGAAAGACCCGCAGCAGCTCGGGCGTCTCGTCCTGGCGGTTGGCGAAGGCGTCGACGTCGGCCTTGCGGAGCGGGTCGAGGCCCGCCGTGCCCTCGGCGATCATCCGGGGGATCTGGAGCGTGTAGTACCGCGCGGGCATAAGCGCCGAGTCGTCTTGCTGGAGCGTCGCCCAGGTCCCTCGCGGGTTGATCCGGAAGTCGTAGACGACCGGCTCCATCGCGAACGGCAGCGCGTCGTCGAGCGAGCGCTTGACCCGCCGCATGATGTCGCCGATCCGGGCCTTGAACTCCTCGTGCCGCGCGGGGTCGACCATGAAGGCCATGCCGCCGCCGGACATGCCGCCGAGCATCAGGAAGCCCCAGAAGTCGTCGCCCAGGGCCTCGCGGGCCTCGCGGATGATCCCCTCGGTGAAGGCGCTGGTGATCCAGGGGATGATCCCCTTGAGCGGCCCTTCCCAGTTCGCCGTGGTCCAGCCCCCCAGGGCCCGGACGTCGGCCTTGTCGACGGCCTCGACGACCCCCTCGAAGATCCGGAGCGCCTCGCGACGCGCCCGCCATTCGGCCTCGTCGCGGAGGAGGTACTTGGCCGTCACCATGTTCAGGATCGGCCCGACGTTCTGGGCCATGCCGCCGTGGACCAGGACCATGCTGCTCGCCAGCGACTCGGCGAACGAGAGGCCGGGCCCGGCCCCGTCGGCGGCCCGGGACTTGAGCTCGACGTCGACCAGGCGGTGCTCGGGGAGCAGGCGCCCCCGGCTGACTCCCCATTCCGGGTCCCCCTCTCCGGCGGGGACGCCCATGATGAGCTTCACGCCGGGGAAGACCCCCCCCGAATCCTGCCAGCCGCCGCCCGAGCCCCCCAGCCACTCGCCCAGGATCGCGCGGGCGACGACGACCCGGGATTCCTCCAGGTCCAGCGGGCCGACGAGGTTCGTGGTCTGGCCGGTCGCGCGCATCAGCAAGGCGATCAGCGAGGCGAGCAGGTTCGTCGAGACCGCCAGCCGCGACCCCTTGGGGATGTCGTTGACCTTGCTGACGATCTCCAGGCCGTGCCCCGGGCGGACCACCCGCGCCAGGAGGTCGGCGAGCGTGGCGGTCGTCCCTTCGAGCGACGGCGGGACCAGGCCCGAGGCGATCACCCCGGCCTTCACCAGCCCGAGATAGTCGTTGCCGAAGTTGAACAGCTCCTCCAGCGTGTCGACGTCCTTGGTGGCGTCGAGGTCGATGCTGGTGAGGCGGAGGATCGGCTCGGAGATCACGCGGAGCCGGCACTCGATGGGGGGCGTGGGGGCGTCGTCGCGGCCGTGGACGCCCAGGTCCACCGAGATGTTCAGGACCCGCGCCCCCTCGGGGAAGTCCATCCCCAGGAAGAAGATGTCCGACCAGCCGCTGTGCGAGAGGTCGAGCCGCACCGGCGTCCGCTCCATCAGGATCGGGTGCAGGCCGTCGGCCGAGTCTCGTTCGAGGAGCCTCGCGTCGAGCCGGAGCGGATGCTCGTCGACGCCCCCCACCCGGAACATCCAGCGGTTCCCCGGGCAGCTTCGGACCGACCGGCGGACCTGGTCGGCGAGCGTCTGGAACGCGATCTGGTCGTACGCCTGCGCCAGGGCGCTGCAGATCGCGCCGTTGGGCCGGTGCTCCTTGAGCACGGCCCGGAACGCGGTCACGGCCTGCTCGTAGCGACGCTCCATCAGGTCCATGTAGCCGTCGAACGGGATCAGCCCGGTACGGCGGACGGAGGCGTCCTCCTGGACGTCGTACCGATAGATCGCGTGCAGGAAGAGCGAGGCGCGGACCCGCTCGTAGAGGTTCTCGGAGCGTCGTCGGAATCGCTCCAGCTCCTCGCAGGCCTGGAGCTTCTCCGCGAGGCTCGCCCCCGCGACGAGCGAGCGGGCGGAGCGGTCGCGGATCGCGGGGTCCGAGCCGGTGATGGTCTCGATGAGGATGGAGCCGAGTGATGCCATGATCGTCCGCGATTCACGGGTGATGGGGCGGGGGAGGGGACGCGCGCCGGCGGACGGCCGTTCAACGCGACGACGAGGATGGCTCGATCCGGGCGGCCGCGTCCAGCAGGACGGCCAGGATCCGCTCGCGGTCGACGCCCGACATCGCCAGCGCGACCTGGGCCTCGATGGTCCCGAACTTGACCCCGAGGTTGAACCGCTGGCCGTGGGTCTCGAGCGCCAGGTACTTCTCGCGCCTCGCCAGTTGGTTGAGCGCCGAGGTGAGCTGGATCGCGCCGTGCTCGCGGCGGTCCTGGTTCACGGCCTCGTCCAGCAGCTCGAACACCGTGGGCGTCAGGACGTGCATCCCGAAGAAGCAGAGGTAATGCCCGGCGCGGAGGCCGGGGACGTGCAGCCGAAGCTCGGCGAGGGTGGGGTTGGGCTTCTCGAGGATCTCGTCGATCGCGTAGACGTCGGGCCGATCCGCCAGCCGACGGCCCGTCAGCGTGCCGTACTGGTGGATCAGATGCTCGCGGGTCGCCTGCACCGCCGAGACCGCGCACGACTCGGCCGTCGCCAGGTCGATGAGCTGGCGGGCGCAGCGCCGGGGGTCGGACGAGAGATACAGGTGGTCCCCCAGCAGAAGGAGGAAGGGGTCTCCGCCCACGAACTGTCGGGCGCACCAGACGGCATGGCCGTAGCCCCGGGGCTCGTCCTGTACGGCGAACGTCAGCCGCTCCTCCAGGTGCAGCAGCCGCTGGGCCTGCTCGTCGGCCCATTCGACCTCGCGGAAGGCCGTGCGGAGATTCTCCGCGTAGTTGCGGAAATGGCTCCGGTAGACCGCCTCGTCGCCGGGGGCGCTGACGACGCAGATCTCCTCGATCCCGCTCTCCAGCGCCTCCTCGGCGATGATCTGGATGACCGGCTTGGTGAGGCCGTCGCGGTCGACGATCGGCAGCATGGCTTTCTGGACCGTGTCCGACGCCGGATACTGCCGGGCGCCCCGGCCCGCGGCGGTGATGACTGCCTTCGTGATGAACACGTCCCTACCCCTTCGGCGGAAAGACCCGCTCCCCTCGAAAACCCCGACCCGCACGCCGCGCCCCGCGGAGCGTCGCAAGAGTCGCCTTCGCTCGGCGTCCTCGCGCGACCGCGCGCATCCCGGTTGCAGTCTAATCACCGCCGCGACGGCCGGGAAAGGCGGTTGCCCCCCCGCTTCCACTTCGCGGCCATCCCCCCCTTCGGCCCCCCAGAACGGATTTCGGGGAACTCGGGGACTGCCCTGTTGACTTCCTCCCCCGCGGACAATAATCTATGACTATTCCAACGCAGCACACGGCAACGCAAACACAAGCGAGGCCAGACGCTCTTGGGGATGTAGCTCAATTGGTTAGAGCACCGGCCTGTCACGCCGGAGGTTGTGGGTTCGAGCCCCATCATCCTCGCTAGTCCTTAAGGGTGGATCTTCAAGTCCACCCCACACAATCCGATCGCGATTTCTTCGCCTCCCGACTCCCAACATGGGAATATCGCGGAGGCGTTGTTGCGTTTCAGGCCTGGGCATCAAATCGGGCGTTTCGCCGGGCCTGGTCATGAAGCGCCGATGGCCGGGAGCGCCCACCTTCCGGCGGTTCGTCCGCCACCCTCGCGGCGGGATGGACGAATTGGTGCGCTCCGCACCGGAATCCTTGGATGGACCGTCGGAGATCGACGAGCCATCCAAAAAAGGAGCCTCCTCAGTCAACTCCACCGAGTTCCGGCGGAAGACCTTGGCGTACCAGGGTTCCCAGAACCCGTGGCACCCCGATCGCCGCCTCCCGACCCTTCGAGGTGGTGGTGTTAGGTGAGGAGTGTCAAAAAAAACGCGCCGCCCGTCGCCGTGTCCCGAGCTTCACGGATGAACCGCTCAGCCTCTGGAAACGGCGACGTGCTTCGGCGCGTCGGTCGGCCCCCCGTGGGGACGGGGGGCGCGGTCGGTTGAGGATCAGGCCTTGCCAGGACGGCGGCCGACGCCGACGGACTGGATGAGGGCCTGACGTCCGGCGAACGGTGAGGGCTTCGTGAGCGGGGCCTTGCCGTTCAACTGGACGCGGGCCGGGCCCGAGCGGTTGGGCCTGCGGGGCGGGTGGGCCACCACCACGCCGTCGTGCCGCTCCTGCCAGCCGGTGTAGGCCGAGGCCGGGATGACGAAGGTGACGAAGTCGCAGACCTCTTCGGGGGGCGGAACTTCGAAGAGTCCGCCGCCGTGGAAGTCGTGGTTCTGCCCGCCGTCCAGCGCCATGACGTCGTAGGTGCGGGGGTCGGTGCGCTGGTGGGAGTAGCCGATGTCGTTGCCGAAGCCGCCGAGGACGATTTCGCGGATGCCGTCGTCGCCGGCGTCGAGGACGTTGTCGCCGTTGCCGCCGTCGACCTGGTCGTCGCCTAAGCCGCCGTAGATGACGTCGGCGCCGTCGTTCGGCAGGCTCGGGTCGCGCGGGGCGTGGACGACGTTGGCGGTCTCGGGAGTCCCGCCGAGGATGACGTCGTCGCCGTCGCCGCCGTAGAGGAGGTCGTTTCCGAAGCCGCCCCAGATCACGTCATTGCCGGCGAGGCCCCAGGCGACGTCGGCGCCGTTCCCGGCGTCGATGAAGTCGTCGCCGTCGCCGCCGACCAGGAAGTCGTCGCCGTCGCCGCCGGACAGGGAATCGTTACCGACCGAGCCCCAGATCTGATCGCTGCCGGAGCCGCCGAGGAGCGTGTCGTCGCCCGCGTCGCCGACGAGCACGTCGTCGTCGTCGCCGCCTTCGATGTAGTCGTTGCCGTCGGTCGTGGGATCGCCGGGTTCACCGTCGTCGAGGCCGCCGCAGAGGCGGTCGCGACCGGCTCCGCCGTAGATGAAGTCGGCGCCGAGGCCGCCGTGGACCACGTCGTCGCCCGCGCCGGCCCAGATGCGGTCGTCGCCCTCGCCGCCCAGGATGACGTCGTCGCCGTCCTGACCCATCACGAGGTCGGCGCCGGTCCCGGCGTCGATCGTGTCGTTACCGGCTCCCCCGCGGATGACGTCGTCGCCGGCCGATCCCCAGATCCGATCGTCGCCGTCGCCGCCGTCGATCTGGTCCGCGCCGTCTCCGCCGTCGATCTGGTCGTTCCCCGCATCGCCGGAGATGATGTCGTCGCCCTCTTGGCCGGCGATGAGGTCGTCGCCGTCACCGCCGGAGATCCGATCGGCGCCGAGCCCCCCCTCGATCCGGTCGTCGCCGATTCCTCCTTCGAGAACGTCGTCGCCGGGTCCGCCATAGATCTGGTCGGCGTCTTCATCGCCGAAGATCGTGTCGTCGCCGTCTCCGCCGTCGATCACGTCGGCCCCCGCGCCGCCGGAGATCCGGTCGTCGCCGGCGCCGCCGAGGATGACGTCGATGTCGTCCTCACCGAAGGCGAGTCCTTGATACGAGAGGACGCCGATCAGGTCGTCGCCGTCGCCGCCGAAGATGACGTCATACCCCGCATCGCCGTTGAGCGTGTCGTCACCGGCGCCGCCGTCGATGTAGTCGTTCCCCTGGCCAGCCCCGATCTTGTAGATGACGGTCGACCCACAGTCGGAGTCGGCGTCGCCGAGGATCACGTCGTCGCCGTCGCCGCCGGAGAGCTTGTCATCGCCGGCGCCGCCGAGGATCACGTCGGAGCCGATCCCACCCTCGATGACGTCGTGGCCGTCGTTGCCGGCCAGCCGGTCGCGGCCCGCCCCGCCGTCGATGTAGTCGTTCCCGCCGGCTCCCCAGATCGAGTCGTTGCCGAGACCGCCGAGGAGAACGTCGACGCCGTCGTTGCCGCAGATCGAGTCGTTGCCGGCGCCGCCGTCGATGAACAACGGGCAGTCGCCGCCGGCCCCTTCGAGCCGGTCGTTGCCGGCCTCGCCGAAGAGCCTGCCATTGGCGCGGACGAAGTCGTCCCCGTCGCCGGCGTAGACGATGAGGCCGATCTCCTCCTCGACTCCCATCGACGCCTGGATCGAGTCGTCGCCCTGGCCGGCGTTGATCGTGAGGACGTCGTCGCCGGGCTGGAGCGGGCAGTTCGCCGAGCTGTTGGAGATGACGACCCGGGCGTTCTGCGATTGCTGGACGTCCACGACGCCCGCGCTCGGCGACGTGACGCCGATGACGTCGCCGAGGCTCGTGCCGCCGACGACGACGAGGTCGCGGACGGCGTCGGCGCCGAGGTCGACGTTGACCCGCCGCAGATCGGTGTCGCGGAGGTCGCCCACGACGAACGAATCGGAGGCGTTCGAGCCGGTCACGTCGAGCTGCTCGACCGCGCCGATGTCCAGCGCGAAGAGTCCGAGGTTCGTGCGCCGGAAGAGGACGCGGGTGCCGTTCGCCTGGACCAGGAAGTCATTTCCGGCCGCCGGGGCGCCGAAGACTCGGACCACGTCGTTCCCGCCGCCGCCTTCGATCACGTCGCTGCCGTCGCCGTTGTTCCAGACGAAGCGGTCGGAGCCGGCACCGCCGAACATCTGGTCGGAGCCGCGTCCGCCGGTCAGGACGTCGTTGCCGGGTCCGCCCTCGATCCGGTCGTTCCCGTCGCCGCCGGTCAGGGTGTCGTCGCCCATTCCGCCACGAATCTCGGCGGCGGTCGTCGACCCGCTCAGGGTGACCACGTCGTTGCCGTCGCCTGCATCGACGTAGACGAAGAGGCCGGCGATGGCGAGCCCGAGGGTCACGGCGTCGTTCCCGCCCCTGGTCTCGACCTCCAGCCGTTCGATCCCGCCCGCGAGGGTGACGGGCATGCCGT includes:
- a CDS encoding acetolactate synthase gives rise to the protein MSLGEGGENEIDIETIHGRNWPTVTQFSVFLENRVGQVLEVVRSFHGSKVKIVGLTISDSADCSILRLILSHPEQGREILSLNKHPFAENELVAAELGATSTSLADLCLALLRAEINIHYAYPLIVQPHGRAAVAMHIDNNEQASRALHEMGIEILCEADLSN
- a CDS encoding CAP domain-containing protein, with translation MRSAASAWLAAGIVLFAIEPVVAAAFDEPAAPPTLQALLDGHNKERAAEKLPALALDEKLNEAARLHAADMAEHGEMTHEGSDGSTPSERVRRVGYHYQRTGENVAKWQDDVPAVMAAWMESPGHKQNILGEFTQMGAARVDDEDGRSYWCVEFGTPLPRLDPDDAEKDALSRINDARKEAGKEPLRLDPKLAAIARKLAEASAATAARAAEAEKAEDPDAKKEEPKPEEAPDLVALMKESGLSFKNLAQSVAIGEPTAEEYVRFLLGDEGRKELVTGAFGTAGIGYARDAEDRPSWCLLLVEE
- a CDS encoding class I SAM-dependent methyltransferase, with translation MTALGSKGTHHRPARGTSPTPADHAAEAALIRELWSAQKAHVAANGLDTEEQGYLDAHFSMPLTLRRRLAVIDWLARGIRPGDRILEWGCRHAVDSCIYRRRFGTSLELHGCDYVEADFYKPFHDFSGLRYAVIRHPYRLDHPDESFDVVTSNGVWEHVDDEVNSLREVFRILKPGGLFLVACLPNRFSYTEAIQRRLGHESHDRLYTIGSASTMLRAAGFEVLARDRRLIVPTMLNGFPRAVKDAYGKLHGLVWGCNGVLERLWPVNRLASNLMFVARRPADG
- a CDS encoding sugar phosphate nucleotidyltransferase, with the protein product MFITKAVITAAGRGARQYPASDTVQKAMLPIVDRDGLTKPVIQIIAEEALESGIEEICVVSAPGDEAVYRSHFRNYAENLRTAFREVEWADEQAQRLLHLEERLTFAVQDEPRGYGHAVWCARQFVGGDPFLLLLGDHLYLSSDPRRCARQLIDLATAESCAVSAVQATREHLIHQYGTLTGRRLADRPDVYAIDEILEKPNPTLAELRLHVPGLRAGHYLCFFGMHVLTPTVFELLDEAVNQDRREHGAIQLTSALNQLARREKYLALETHGQRFNLGVKFGTIEAQVALAMSGVDRERILAVLLDAAARIEPSSSSR
- a CDS encoding UTP--glucose-1-phosphate uridylyltransferase, producing MASLGSILIETITGSDPAIRDRSARSLVAGASLAEKLQACEELERFRRRSENLYERVRASLFLHAIYRYDVQEDASVRRTGLIPFDGYMDLMERRYEQAVTAFRAVLKEHRPNGAICSALAQAYDQIAFQTLADQVRRSVRSCPGNRWMFRVGGVDEHPLRLDARLLERDSADGLHPILMERTPVRLDLSHSGWSDIFFLGMDFPEGARVLNISVDLGVHGRDDAPTPPIECRLRVISEPILRLTSIDLDATKDVDTLEELFNFGNDYLGLVKAGVIASGLVPPSLEGTTATLADLLARVVRPGHGLEIVSKVNDIPKGSRLAVSTNLLASLIALLMRATGQTTNLVGPLDLEESRVVVARAILGEWLGGSGGGWQDSGGVFPGVKLIMGVPAGEGDPEWGVSRGRLLPEHRLVDVELKSRAADGAGPGLSFAESLASSMVLVHGGMAQNVGPILNMVTAKYLLRDEAEWRARREALRIFEGVVEAVDKADVRALGGWTTANWEGPLKGIIPWITSAFTEGIIREAREALGDDFWGFLMLGGMSGGGMAFMVDPARHEEFKARIGDIMRRVKRSLDDALPFAMEPVVYDFRINPRGTWATLQQDDSALMPARYYTLQIPRMIAEGTAGLDPLRKADVDAFANRQDETPELLRVFRTMINKLFPVARSAIDSTSTKWDQEAEAVRLANGFDAVQHEALREDLIRGRIGLARNRLPVDMQIHDVDDSDLIDAHDHAPKEAVALGERLIRNGEVAVVSLAAGVGSRWTSGAGVVKAINPFAIFEGRHRSFLEVHLAKTKAVQDALGATIPHVVTTSYLTHEAIARRLAITGNYGHDGPVHLSRGQSIGQRLVPMARDLTFLWEESTHETLDENKQKVREAGRRAILDWARSQGEGADYVDNVPLQRFNPPGHFYEVPNLLRNGLLAKLLVDHPNLKWLMVHNIDTLGASVDPGVLGLVVEAGSTLSFEVLPRRIDDRGGGLARVGGRLRLLEGLAQPREDSEFALRYYNSMTTWVRIDGLLQALHLSRDDLGRSPEKVAAAVRSLAARVPTYVTIKDVKKRWGHGQEDVLPVAQFEKLWGDLTSLPDLPCSFLSVDRRRGQQLKDAAQLDGWVTDGSRDYVASLCKFPG
- a CDS encoding acyl-CoA dehydrogenase family protein → MGDETVHDGFWTEIDPEESRIVALTDALRAEDGPADLAGGWPEALWSRLVDAGATRWSVAREQGGDACPRPLAVQRYARLAEASLTAVFLLSQHDAAVRRLATVAERSKAAEWLSAIARGEVMATVGISQLTTSRRLGAKALVATEIGPDRYRLDGSMPWVTGAERADVFVTGALLEDGRQLLVGLPSDRPGLTVLPAFELAALQASRTAEVVVKGVEIAADDVLMGPTREISAQTGAVGTAGLETSALALGQAAAAIGGMASLTADRVDLIEPVELLRENWGQAWSTLMRCARGEGDAATAAALRAQANALALKSTQAFLTARRGSGFLRTDPAQRWARQALFFLVWSCPSPIAQAAIRDLAGLCPA
- a CDS encoding NUDIX domain-containing protein yields the protein MSSPPYCYPYPRPAVTTDLVVFAWHDHALQTLLIRRGKPPFEGRWAIPGGFLDMEEDAEAGARRELEEETGLVVPGAVEPLGFFARPGRDPRGRTITLAHVAVLPAGEHAIQGGDDAAEAAWRPVEAGLDLAFDHAEILGVARSWLREEVVDRSPMTRAMLPRPLDPADVRKLFRVLAISTRGAAGWIAAAGR